One genomic segment of Deinococcus cellulosilyticus NBRC 106333 = KACC 11606 includes these proteins:
- a CDS encoding M12 family metallopeptidase encodes MKNSKMNPAKIVIATLTLSLVLASCGTPSVQEKAEDVKTHTFSNGETLNYRHVDGLIVSDDIIVGTEQEFPGMIDRYEEILVARKDPEAQNNKVSPQGVGIIKNCDINFFFTTCQDSRWKDGKVYYSVDNTFSQTEKQSIALALADWNLRVTGVKWIYQPSAPNRVAFTRETDPNACGHSSIGYKGGVQQLRLQCFKQGVIQHEMGHAVGLFHEQSRCDRDNFVTIQWANIKSGYSGNFNKACGNTVSDYGTYNYKSVMHYGAYGFSSNGKPTIVPKNGVALTDIGQREALDAGDISAINKMYAAGTVKYH; translated from the coding sequence ATGAAAAACAGCAAAATGAACCCCGCAAAAATCGTGATCGCCACCCTGACCCTCAGCCTCGTTCTTGCCTCCTGCGGTACCCCTTCCGTGCAGGAAAAAGCAGAAGACGTCAAAACCCACACCTTCAGCAACGGAGAGACCCTCAATTACCGTCACGTCGATGGTCTGATCGTCAGCGATGACATCATTGTGGGCACCGAGCAGGAATTCCCCGGCATGATTGACAGATACGAGGAGATTCTCGTGGCCAGGAAGGACCCTGAAGCCCAGAACAACAAGGTGAGTCCGCAAGGGGTGGGCATCATCAAGAACTGTGACATCAATTTCTTCTTCACCACCTGCCAGGATTCCCGCTGGAAAGACGGCAAGGTCTACTACTCCGTGGACAACACCTTCTCCCAGACCGAGAAACAGTCCATTGCCCTGGCCCTGGCAGACTGGAACCTGCGTGTGACGGGCGTCAAGTGGATCTATCAACCCTCTGCGCCCAACCGTGTGGCTTTCACCAGAGAAACCGACCCCAACGCCTGCGGACACAGCAGCATCGGGTACAAGGGAGGCGTGCAACAACTGCGCCTGCAGTGCTTCAAGCAGGGTGTGATCCAGCACGAGATGGGCCACGCCGTGGGCCTCTTCCACGAGCAGAGCCGCTGTGACCGGGACAACTTTGTCACCATCCAGTGGGCCAACATCAAGAGCGGTTACTCCGGCAACTTCAACAAGGCCTGCGGCAACACCGTCAGCGACTACGGCACTTACAATTACAAGAGCGTGATGCACTACGGAGCCTACGGTTTCAGCAGCAATGGCAAACCCACCATCGTGCCCAAGAACGGGGTGGCCCTGACCGACATTGGACAGCGTGAAGCCCTGGATGCCGGAGACATCAGTGCCATCAACAAGATGTACGCCGCTGGAACCGTCAAGTACCACTGA
- a CDS encoding nitronate monooxygenase, producing MPQDGLLNSQNTQIPSPLASHAQPPELPQIIQGGMGIAVSSWELARAVSQAGQMGVVSGTSLDTVMVRRLADGDPGGHIGRALRHFPEPELAWRIQQKYHRPEGRAAGTPYPTLPIRQNLKPSDLDLLIVLATFVEVWLAREGHSGKVGINLLTKIQTPTLPALYGAMLAGVDVVLMGAGIPREIPEALERLSQGQAAFIRLEGTEFRLEFDPVKAFGRHFPVQKPMFVPIISAHTLAQMLVRSCPGGIHGFIVEGPTAGGHNAPARGKAQDELGQPIYGERDQVDLGVLRGLGLPFWLAGGTGSPAGLQQALSEGARGIQVGTLFAYSQESGLTSGLKKTALQQVQQGTLKVFTDSRLSPTGFPFKSVQLQGTLSDPEVYDQRKRICDLGYLRQAYITPEGKLGFRCAAEPVDLYLSKGGKLEDTVGRKCLCNTLFASVGFPQVRKGGQVEAPLLTAGDDLAHLRPFLDRYGVNYSARDVLNYLLPD from the coding sequence ATGCCCCAGGACGGTCTTCTGAATTCGCAAAACACACAAATTCCCAGCCCTCTGGCTTCCCATGCCCAGCCTCCTGAGCTGCCCCAGATCATTCAGGGCGGCATGGGAATTGCTGTGTCCAGCTGGGAACTTGCCCGCGCCGTTTCACAGGCCGGGCAGATGGGTGTGGTGTCGGGCACCAGCCTTGACACCGTGATGGTGCGCCGACTTGCCGATGGAGACCCAGGAGGCCACATTGGACGTGCTCTTCGGCACTTTCCAGAACCAGAGCTGGCCTGGCGCATCCAGCAAAAATACCACAGACCAGAAGGCCGTGCAGCAGGGACCCCTTACCCCACCTTGCCCATCAGGCAGAACCTGAAACCTTCAGACCTGGACCTGCTGATTGTGCTGGCCACCTTTGTGGAGGTGTGGCTGGCCCGTGAAGGCCATTCCGGGAAGGTCGGCATCAACCTGCTCACCAAGATCCAGACCCCCACCCTCCCTGCCCTGTACGGAGCGATGCTGGCAGGAGTGGATGTGGTCCTGATGGGTGCTGGAATTCCCAGAGAAATCCCAGAAGCCCTGGAAAGACTCTCACAGGGTCAGGCGGCCTTCATACGGCTGGAAGGGACCGAATTCAGGCTGGAATTTGACCCTGTGAAAGCTTTCGGAAGGCATTTTCCGGTACAAAAACCCATGTTTGTGCCCATCATTTCTGCCCACACCCTCGCCCAGATGCTGGTTCGTTCCTGTCCTGGAGGCATTCACGGCTTCATTGTGGAAGGCCCCACGGCAGGGGGGCACAACGCTCCCGCCAGAGGCAAAGCCCAGGATGAACTCGGGCAGCCCATCTACGGAGAACGAGACCAGGTGGACCTCGGGGTGCTCAGGGGCCTGGGCCTGCCCTTCTGGCTGGCGGGTGGAACTGGCTCCCCTGCAGGCCTGCAGCAGGCCCTTTCAGAGGGGGCCAGAGGCATTCAGGTGGGCACCCTTTTTGCTTACAGCCAGGAATCCGGTCTGACATCAGGCCTGAAAAAGACCGCCTTGCAGCAGGTCCAGCAAGGCACCCTGAAAGTGTTCACCGATTCCAGGCTTTCTCCGACTGGGTTTCCTTTCAAGTCTGTGCAGTTGCAGGGGACCCTCTCGGACCCTGAAGTGTACGATCAGCGCAAACGCATCTGCGACCTGGGCTACCTGCGGCAGGCCTACATCACCCCGGAGGGCAAATTGGGTTTCCGTTGTGCCGCTGAGCCTGTGGACCTCTACCTCTCCAAAGGAGGCAAGCTGGAAGACACAGTTGGGAGAAAGTGCCTGTGCAACACCCTTTTTGCCAGTGTGGGGTTTCCCCAGGTCCGCAAAGGAGGCCAGGTCGAAGCTCCTCTTCTGACAGCAGGGGACGATCTGGCCCACCTCAGGCCTTTCCTGGACCGTTACGGGGTGAATTACAGTGCCAGAGATGTGCTGAATTACCTTTTACCGGACTGA
- the glyS gene encoding glycine--tRNA ligase subunit beta: protein MILLFEIGTEELPAFYVDEGREGLEALLSERLKQARLGFETIELFSTPRRLAARVSGLPERQERQVTERRGPSVKAGEKAAQGFAGSIGKTLSDLTEKDGYYYVTLTDEGKSTAELLPDLLANVVRDLPAKRKMRWGAVEDCQFVRPVQWLVALLDNEVLPVQVAGLTASRTTKGHRFMAPTPFDIETAASYEKQLEEAFVIADQQKRYDAVIEAAKGALEVGQSLEWHDDLVSEIVNLVEYPTAYLGRFDEKYLKLPDEVLAETMMVHQRYFPVKGEKRLVNGFVVISNNRVPDVSVPMKGYVQVLDGRLSDALFFWNNDTQKTLLEHRERLSGMAFQKGLGNMLDKQTRLRDLSQRLAAQLGADSGVVSQAAEVFKADLATQLVYEYADLAGVVGKAYALNEGRTPEVADALEQGVKPVTAEAELPATLAGAVLSLADRLDTLVGFFSIGKAPSGSADPFGLRRLGIGAVRLIAAFGIEVSLMDLLKEAAAVYASQNIEVSEASLTQLETFLWERFSGLMTSGGYSVQGVRAARESASNFYAAAWRIALLKELAQQPEFEDLATLYKRAANLSKDVQASEVQLDLAEHDSERALFAALKELQESSTQLEQAAKASFPAWDIAESTESKLPLDSQIRQVVLIKPILDAFFNDVMVMVEDEKLRSNRLSALAQVREAVQGLAHLELL from the coding sequence ATGATTCTCTTGTTTGAAATTGGCACCGAGGAACTGCCCGCTTTTTATGTGGACGAGGGCCGCGAGGGACTTGAGGCCCTGCTCTCCGAGCGCCTGAAGCAGGCCAGACTTGGATTTGAGACCATTGAACTCTTCTCCACCCCCAGACGCCTTGCCGCCCGCGTATCAGGCCTTCCTGAGCGTCAGGAACGTCAGGTCACCGAGCGCAGGGGTCCCAGCGTCAAGGCAGGCGAAAAAGCCGCTCAGGGCTTTGCAGGCAGCATTGGCAAGACCCTCTCGGACCTGACCGAGAAAGACGGATACTACTACGTCACCCTGACGGATGAGGGCAAATCCACCGCTGAACTTCTGCCTGATCTGCTCGCAAATGTGGTCCGTGACCTGCCTGCCAAACGCAAGATGCGCTGGGGTGCCGTCGAGGACTGCCAGTTCGTGCGTCCTGTGCAGTGGCTGGTGGCCCTGCTGGACAATGAAGTGCTGCCTGTGCAGGTGGCTGGCCTGACCGCATCCCGCACCACCAAAGGGCACCGCTTCATGGCCCCCACTCCTTTTGACATTGAGACTGCTGCCAGCTATGAAAAGCAACTGGAAGAAGCTTTTGTCATTGCTGACCAGCAGAAACGTTATGACGCGGTGATCGAGGCTGCAAAAGGTGCCCTCGAAGTTGGCCAATCTCTGGAGTGGCACGACGATCTGGTCAGTGAAATTGTGAACCTGGTGGAGTACCCCACCGCCTACCTGGGCCGCTTCGACGAGAAGTACCTGAAGCTCCCCGATGAGGTGCTGGCCGAGACCATGATGGTGCACCAGCGGTACTTCCCCGTCAAAGGGGAAAAGAGGCTGGTCAACGGTTTCGTGGTGATCTCCAACAACAGGGTGCCGGATGTTTCTGTGCCCATGAAGGGTTACGTGCAGGTGCTCGATGGTCGACTCTCAGACGCCCTGTTCTTCTGGAACAACGACACCCAGAAAACCCTGCTGGAGCACCGTGAAAGGCTCTCTGGCATGGCCTTCCAGAAGGGTCTGGGGAACATGCTGGACAAACAGACCCGACTCCGTGACCTGTCCCAGCGCCTCGCCGCACAACTGGGGGCAGATTCAGGTGTGGTGTCGCAGGCCGCAGAGGTCTTCAAAGCCGACCTCGCCACACAACTGGTTTACGAATATGCAGACCTTGCAGGTGTGGTGGGCAAAGCCTACGCCCTGAATGAAGGCCGCACCCCTGAGGTGGCTGATGCCCTCGAGCAGGGCGTCAAACCCGTCACTGCAGAAGCAGAACTGCCTGCCACACTCGCTGGTGCTGTGCTCTCCCTGGCAGACCGCCTGGACACCCTGGTGGGCTTCTTCTCCATCGGCAAGGCCCCATCAGGCAGTGCAGACCCCTTCGGACTGCGGCGTCTGGGGATCGGTGCCGTGCGCCTGATCGCTGCTTTTGGCATCGAGGTTTCGCTGATGGACCTCCTGAAGGAAGCCGCAGCTGTGTATGCCTCCCAGAACATCGAGGTTTCCGAGGCATCCCTCACCCAGCTGGAAACCTTCCTTTGGGAGCGTTTCTCGGGCCTGATGACCTCCGGAGGGTACAGTGTGCAGGGGGTGCGTGCAGCCCGCGAATCGGCCAGCAACTTTTACGCTGCCGCCTGGAGAATTGCCCTGCTGAAAGAACTTGCCCAGCAGCCTGAATTCGAGGACCTCGCCACCCTCTACAAACGTGCAGCGAACCTGTCCAAAGACGTGCAGGCCAGTGAGGTGCAGCTGGATCTGGCAGAGCATGACTCTGAACGTGCCCTCTTTGCAGCCCTGAAAGAACTGCAGGAATCCAGCACCCAGCTTGAGCAGGCTGCAAAAGCCTCGTTCCCCGCCTGGGACATTGCAGAAAGCACCGAGAGCAAATTGCCCCTGGACTCCCAGATCCGTCAGGTGGTCCTGATCAAACCCATTCTGGACGCCTTCTTCAACGATGTGATGGTGATGGTGGAAGACGAGAAGCTGCGCAGCAACCGCCTCTCTGCCCTCGCCCAGGTCCGTGAGGCCGTGCAGGGACTGGCGCACCTCGAATTGCTGTAA
- a CDS encoding polysaccharide deacetylase family protein: MSDIASQPSRALPQPVLIHQVEVQHRQVAFTFDDGPNPIYTPQVLEMFREVGGKATFYMIGEQMKAHPELTRQVFEAGHEIGNHTFTHPALPDLSPADQRDQLVRTEKLVQQITGQPCRTFRPPYIAINEQVLDLAVSLGYHSIGCVNGEARDWEMPGTEHIVKATLETSTSGSILLFHDGYGDRSQTIAAVRELTRHFAAEGFGLVTVSELLAGAMQRH, translated from the coding sequence ATGTCTGACATTGCGTCGCAGCCCTCCCGTGCTCTGCCCCAGCCCGTTCTGATTCATCAGGTGGAGGTGCAGCACAGGCAGGTGGCTTTCACTTTCGATGATGGACCCAACCCCATCTACACCCCGCAGGTGCTGGAGATGTTCAGAGAAGTGGGTGGCAAAGCCACGTTCTACATGATCGGTGAGCAAATGAAGGCCCACCCAGAGCTGACCCGACAGGTTTTCGAGGCAGGGCATGAGATTGGAAACCACACCTTCACCCATCCTGCCCTGCCTGACCTCTCACCTGCAGACCAGCGGGATCAACTGGTGCGCACAGAAAAGCTTGTTCAGCAGATCACGGGCCAGCCTTGCAGAACCTTCAGGCCCCCTTACATTGCCATCAATGAACAGGTGTTGGATCTGGCAGTCTCTCTGGGCTACCACAGCATTGGGTGTGTCAATGGGGAGGCCAGAGACTGGGAGATGCCTGGAACGGAACACATCGTCAAGGCCACACTTGAGACCAGCACATCTGGCAGCATCCTGCTTTTTCATGATGGTTATGGGGACCGTTCCCAGACCATTGCGGCCGTGCGTGAATTGACCCGGCATTTTGCTGCCGAGGGGTTTGGACTGGTGACTGTTTCTGAGCTGCTGGCGGGTGCAATGCAGAGGCATTGA
- a CDS encoding glycine--tRNA ligase subunit alpha, producing the protein MQYFQDLILELDKFWAENGCVITQPYDTEVGAGTFYPSTFLRALDKKPWRTAYVAPSRRPADGRYGENPYRFQYYFQYQVILKPNPSDVQELYLQSLYRLGIDPNKHDIRFVEDNWESPTLGAWGLGWEVWLDGMEITQFTYFQQVGGIDVFPVTAEITYGLERIALYLQGKNHAFDLEYAPPPITGAPPVLMGDIRRDFEWQHSDYNFNGVNKDLQRQNFENYEAEANRLLASGHVYPGYEFVMRASHCFNLLDASGSISHAERQAYIGRVRKIAAKAAQAYVDHENSKEARQEVQK; encoded by the coding sequence GTGCAGTATTTTCAGGATTTGATTCTGGAGCTCGATAAATTCTGGGCCGAGAATGGCTGCGTGATCACCCAGCCTTACGACACGGAGGTGGGGGCCGGAACTTTCTACCCCTCGACCTTCCTGCGTGCCCTGGACAAGAAGCCCTGGCGCACCGCCTACGTGGCCCCGAGCCGCAGACCTGCAGACGGGCGTTACGGCGAGAACCCCTACCGCTTCCAGTATTACTTTCAGTATCAGGTGATTTTAAAGCCAAACCCCAGCGACGTGCAGGAACTGTACCTGCAGAGCCTGTACCGTCTGGGCATCGACCCCAACAAGCACGACATCCGTTTCGTGGAGGACAACTGGGAAAGCCCCACTCTGGGGGCCTGGGGTCTGGGCTGGGAAGTGTGGCTGGACGGCATGGAAATCACCCAGTTCACCTACTTCCAGCAGGTCGGGGGGATTGATGTGTTCCCGGTGACGGCAGAGATCACTTATGGACTGGAGCGCATCGCACTGTACCTGCAGGGCAAGAACCACGCGTTTGACCTGGAGTACGCTCCGCCACCGATCACCGGAGCTCCACCTGTCCTGATGGGTGACATCCGGCGGGATTTTGAATGGCAGCACTCGGATTACAACTTCAATGGGGTGAACAAGGACCTGCAACGCCAGAACTTCGAGAATTACGAGGCGGAGGCGAACCGTCTGCTGGCCTCCGGTCACGTGTACCCCGGTTATGAATTCGTGATGCGGGCGTCTCACTGCTTCAACCTGCTGGACGCTTCCGGCAGCATCTCCCATGCCGAGCGTCAGGCGTACATCGGGCGGGTGCGCAAGATTGCTGCAAAAGCTGCACAGGCCTACGTGGACCATGAGAACAGCAAAGAGGCCCGTCAGGAGGTGCAGAAATGA
- a CDS encoding ABC transporter substrate-binding protein yields the protein MKRTALVTLGLLTLSTAFAQTTITGFFADVNPNWANMQDDVGKEITKRTGVVLKAEFAVGDPDQKINLIAASGQYPDIIAPKGAAGVLIDADAVLDLTTLINKNAPNIKKVIGKQFNRMKFSNKNQGIYFIPNNDTIGQVYFDNDALFKLQLQALKEQKYPRVKTLKDFEKVIADYVKKHPKTADGKPTIGLSLLADDWRFVISVTNPATFAMGSWDDGEWAIDPKTYKAMPHHFRPEDREYFRWLNHMNDIGLLDKESFTQKYDQYLAKIASGRVVGLIDAGWDIGDAVNSLKAAGKHEQMYGRFGAVLKPGIKAAYNAPTGFRGGYGVGITKSAKDPVKILKFLDFLSSDEGQVLINWGIEGKHHKVVNGKREFLPKYEELRKKDPAAFQRETGIGNYGLSLRYGDGVKDKTGNYYTTNFPEQILENYTDAEKAALKAYKVKFWGDLLPKASQFKPIPWAAAWSIPVPQDSALSEFWTKEQEIVRKYIPKAILADPKEFDKIYDEMLNVMDKQLGKYNVLMTQLVQDRLKLWGVLK from the coding sequence ATGAAACGAACCGCACTTGTCACCCTTGGTCTGCTCACCCTTTCCACTGCCTTTGCCCAGACCACCATCACGGGATTTTTTGCCGATGTGAACCCCAACTGGGCGAACATGCAAGACGACGTGGGCAAGGAAATCACCAAACGCACTGGAGTGGTGCTCAAAGCAGAATTCGCAGTGGGCGACCCGGACCAGAAGATCAACCTGATTGCCGCCTCTGGACAATACCCGGACATCATTGCCCCCAAGGGTGCCGCAGGGGTCCTGATTGATGCCGACGCTGTGCTGGACCTGACCACCCTCATCAACAAAAATGCCCCAAACATCAAAAAAGTCATTGGCAAGCAGTTCAACCGCATGAAGTTCAGCAACAAAAACCAGGGCATCTACTTCATTCCCAACAACGACACCATTGGACAGGTCTACTTCGACAACGATGCCCTGTTCAAACTGCAACTGCAGGCCCTCAAAGAGCAGAAGTACCCCAGAGTCAAAACCCTCAAGGACTTTGAGAAGGTCATCGCCGATTACGTGAAAAAACACCCCAAGACCGCAGATGGCAAACCCACCATCGGATTGTCTCTGCTCGCCGATGACTGGCGTTTCGTGATCTCCGTGACCAACCCCGCAACGTTTGCGATGGGAAGCTGGGACGACGGGGAGTGGGCCATTGACCCCAAGACCTACAAAGCCATGCCCCACCACTTCCGTCCCGAAGACCGCGAGTACTTCCGCTGGCTGAACCACATGAACGACATTGGCCTGCTGGACAAGGAATCCTTTACCCAGAAGTACGACCAGTACCTCGCCAAGATTGCTTCTGGCCGGGTGGTTGGTCTGATCGATGCAGGATGGGACATCGGGGACGCCGTGAACTCCCTCAAAGCTGCAGGGAAGCATGAACAGATGTACGGACGCTTTGGTGCAGTGCTCAAACCGGGCATCAAGGCCGCCTACAATGCCCCCACCGGATTCCGTGGTGGTTACGGCGTGGGCATCACCAAATCTGCAAAAGATCCCGTGAAGATCCTCAAATTCCTGGATTTCCTGTCCAGCGATGAGGGCCAGGTGCTGATCAACTGGGGCATTGAAGGCAAGCACCACAAAGTGGTCAACGGCAAGCGTGAATTCCTGCCCAAATACGAAGAACTCCGCAAGAAGGACCCTGCCGCCTTCCAGCGTGAAACGGGCATCGGGAACTATGGTCTGTCCCTGCGCTATGGGGACGGGGTGAAGGACAAGACCGGGAACTACTACACCACCAACTTCCCCGAGCAGATTCTGGAGAACTACACCGACGCCGAGAAGGCTGCCCTGAAGGCGTACAAGGTGAAGTTCTGGGGAGACCTCTTGCCCAAAGCGTCTCAATTCAAGCCGATTCCCTGGGCTGCTGCATGGTCCATTCCCGTTCCTCAGGACAGTGCCCTCAGTGAATTCTGGACCAAAGAGCAGGAAATTGTGCGCAAGTACATTCCAAAAGCCATCCTGGCCGATCCGAAAGAGTTCGACAAGATCTACGACGAGATGCTGAACGTGATGGACAAACAACTCGGGAAGTACAACGTCCTGATGACCCAGCTGGTTCAGGACCGCCTCAAGCTCTGGGGTGTTCTCAAGTAA